The following are from one region of the Rhizobacter sp. AJA081-3 genome:
- the nagZ gene encoding beta-N-acetylhexosaminidase, with amino-acid sequence MSPHCPVILDIAGLSLSADDRRRLQHPLTGGLILFARNWSERRQLVELTAEIKSLRADLLICVDHEGGRVQRFRTDGFTHLPPMRALGELWMRDPLTATDAATAAGQVLGMELRACGVDLSFTPVLDLDHGGSSVIGDRAFHRDARVATMLAKSLMHGLLLAGMANCGKHFPGHGFVKADSHTEVPVDKRSLKAILADDAKPYEWLSTSLASVMPAHVVYPKVDAHPAGFSPRWLKEILRLQLGFTGAVFSDDLSMEGARRVGGVEVSYAEAAAIALDAGCDLVLLCNQSVDGGAAVDALLDGLEAQHAQGHWQSDPDSEARRQRLLPQTAPLAWDDLMHDPLYQRALERLP; translated from the coding sequence ATGAGCCCCCATTGCCCCGTCATCCTGGACATCGCCGGCCTGAGCCTGTCGGCCGACGATCGCCGCCGCCTGCAGCACCCGCTGACCGGCGGGCTGATCCTGTTCGCGCGCAACTGGTCCGAGCGCCGCCAGCTCGTCGAGCTGACCGCCGAGATCAAGTCGCTGCGCGCCGACCTGCTGATCTGCGTCGATCACGAAGGCGGGCGTGTGCAGCGTTTCCGCACTGACGGCTTCACGCACCTGCCGCCGATGCGCGCGCTGGGTGAGCTGTGGATGCGCGACCCGCTCACCGCCACCGACGCCGCCACCGCTGCCGGCCAGGTGCTTGGCATGGAGCTGCGCGCCTGCGGTGTCGACCTCAGCTTCACGCCGGTGCTCGACCTCGACCACGGCGGCAGCAGCGTCATCGGCGACCGCGCTTTCCACCGCGATGCGCGCGTGGCCACGATGCTGGCCAAGAGCCTGATGCATGGCCTGCTGCTGGCCGGCATGGCCAACTGCGGCAAGCATTTCCCGGGGCACGGCTTCGTGAAGGCCGACAGCCACACCGAGGTGCCGGTCGACAAGCGCAGCCTGAAGGCCATCCTGGCTGACGACGCCAAGCCCTACGAGTGGCTGTCCACCAGCCTGGCCAGCGTGATGCCGGCGCACGTGGTCTACCCGAAGGTCGATGCCCACCCGGCCGGCTTCTCGCCGCGCTGGCTGAAGGAGATCCTGCGCCTGCAGCTCGGTTTCACCGGCGCCGTGTTCAGCGACGACCTCAGCATGGAGGGCGCTCGCCGCGTCGGCGGCGTCGAGGTCAGTTATGCCGAGGCCGCCGCCATCGCGCTCGACGCCGGTTGCGACCTGGTGCTGCTGTGCAACCAGTCGGTGGACGGCGGTGCGGCCGTCGACGCCTTGCTCGACGGCCTGGAGGCGCAGCATGCACAAGGCCACTGGCAATCCGACCCCGACAGCGAGGCGCGACGCCAGCGCCTGCTGCCGCAGACCGCGCCGCTGGCCTGGGACGACCTGATGCACGACCCGCTGTACCAGCGCGCGCTGGAACGGCTGCCCTAG
- the recO gene encoding DNA repair protein RecO yields the protein MATARGAAPLAAFVLHRYDWSESSLILDLFTRSQGRVAVAARGAKKPHSNLRAILLPFQRVHVSLGRLPEGEGAGEVQTLRQAEWGGGAAMLTGAALFSGFYLNELLMKLLARHDPHPVLFDAYAQTLPLLGPGEDARTQTALRAFELTLLQEIGLLPDLSVATQTQQPLQSAALYALRPEAGVIEARGDESGMPGATLVGVQAALEHGSLEALHQVCAGALPALKAQLRALLHYHLGSAPLRTRQAMLDVQNLAP from the coding sequence ATGGCCACGGCGCGCGGCGCGGCCCCGCTGGCGGCCTTCGTGCTGCACCGATACGACTGGAGCGAATCCAGCCTGATTCTCGATCTGTTCACTCGTTCGCAGGGCCGCGTGGCGGTGGCGGCGCGCGGAGCCAAGAAGCCGCACTCCAATCTGCGTGCGATCCTCTTGCCGTTTCAGCGCGTCCATGTCTCGCTGGGCCGGCTGCCGGAAGGCGAGGGTGCTGGCGAGGTGCAGACGCTGCGCCAGGCCGAGTGGGGCGGCGGCGCGGCCATGCTGACCGGGGCGGCGCTGTTCAGCGGCTTCTACCTCAACGAATTGCTGATGAAGCTGCTCGCCCGGCACGACCCGCACCCGGTGCTCTTCGATGCCTATGCGCAGACCCTGCCGCTGCTCGGCCCCGGCGAAGATGCCCGCACGCAGACGGCGCTGCGCGCCTTCGAGCTCACGCTGCTGCAGGAGATCGGGCTGCTGCCCGACCTGAGCGTGGCGACGCAGACGCAGCAACCCTTGCAGTCCGCAGCGCTGTACGCGCTTCGGCCGGAGGCCGGCGTCATCGAGGCGCGCGGCGACGAGTCGGGCATGCCGGGCGCCACGCTGGTCGGTGTGCAGGCCGCGCTCGAGCACGGCAGCCTCGAGGCCCTGCACCAGGTCTGTGCCGGCGCGCTACCGGCGCTGAAGGCACAGTTGCGCGCGCTGCTTCACTATCATCTCGGCTCCGCCCCCTTGCGCACCCGCCAGGCGATGCTGGACGTGCAGAACCTCGCCCCATGA
- the acpS gene encoding holo-ACP synthase: protein MIFGIGTDICDIRRMRETYVRRGERFAAKVLGPHEIEVFRQRLAKVESRGISYLATRFSAKEAFSKAIGMGMRMPMTWRDCEVVKAPSGKPEIRLHGALAEWFETRGLRAHVSVTDETDYAASFVVVETRENR from the coding sequence ATGATCTTCGGCATCGGGACGGACATCTGCGACATCCGGCGCATGCGCGAGACCTACGTGCGACGCGGCGAACGTTTCGCGGCCAAGGTGCTCGGCCCGCACGAGATCGAGGTGTTCCGCCAGCGCTTGGCCAAGGTCGAGTCGCGCGGCATCAGCTACCTGGCCACGCGCTTCTCGGCCAAGGAGGCCTTCTCCAAGGCCATCGGCATGGGCATGCGCATGCCCATGACCTGGCGCGACTGCGAAGTCGTCAAGGCGCCCAGCGGCAAACCCGAGATCCGCCTGCATGGCGCGCTGGCCGAGTGGTTCGAGACACGCGGCCTGCGCGCCCACGTCAGCGTGACCGACGAAACCGACTACGCGGCGAGCTTCGTCGTCGTCGAAACCCGAGAGAACCGATGA
- a CDS encoding Rne/Rng family ribonuclease, with amino-acid sequence MKRMLINATQQEERRLAIVDGQKLLDFETEIEGREQRKGNIYKAVVTRVEPSLEACFVDYGEDRHGFLPFKEISKNYFREGASVRDAKIQDVISNGQELLVQVEKEERGNKGAALTTFVSLAGRYLVLMPNNPRGGGVSRRIEGEDREELKENLDQLEYPKGMSLIARTAGIGRSAAELQWDLNYMLKLWEAIDGASKGGKGAFLIYQESSLVIRAIRDYFTADIGEILIDTDDIYDQALQFMTHVMPETANKVKRYRDDAPLFSRFQIEHQIETAFSRTVNLPSGGAIVIDHTEALVSVDVNSARSTRGSDIEETATRTNLEAADEIARQMRLRDLGGLIVVDFIDMEESKNRREVETRLRDALRQDRARVQFSSISKFGLLELSRQRLRPALSEGSHITCPRCNGTGHIRDTESSALQILRMVQEESMKENTAAVHVQVPVEVVSFLLNEKRTEITKIELKQRVTVLLVPNKNLDTPNYRLERLRHDDPRLENLQASYTMIDEMDEEVGITRREKAKPKQEPVIKGIMPETPAPQPVPKPEPVAVAPVAAPAPVVAAPVAAAAGTGFFGWVKRLFSAEPSTPAAAPAPAAKPAIPAAGEPRREGRGERGGRGGRDAKRGERGERGERGGEARADGRGGRGGRDGRGEGGGRDGRGPRNERGERSERPEGEEATVRTEAGVETRGEARGEGRRGGRGERGERGDRTERSERRPAPEAGSAEAVPVQQAFVDTIPVAEGAAESGEAQAERNGRRRNRRGRGGRDRDESRGAEGAVGDTPVSAEGEVATEVVSSGAAEAAPQATEGGEERDSRRRGGRGGRDRQRRERRDEAAPGSEVPLGEGMPAIAEQGAVPAEFAEYAPVAAAESVAQPVAAVEPIAEPLAEAFVAPFVAAPAPVAAPVAAPVPAAAPVVTKVEPFVLPAGQLAEVAQSAGLQWVNSDADKIRAVQEAMANEPKPVHVPRERKPVVVADEGPLVLVETRKDLSQITLPFDQAAQEPRAPQ; translated from the coding sequence ATGAAACGCATGCTGATCAATGCGACGCAGCAGGAAGAGCGTCGCCTGGCGATCGTCGACGGGCAGAAGCTGCTCGACTTCGAGACCGAGATCGAAGGGCGCGAACAGCGCAAGGGCAACATCTACAAGGCCGTCGTGACGCGCGTCGAGCCGTCGCTGGAGGCCTGCTTCGTCGACTACGGCGAAGACCGCCACGGCTTCCTGCCGTTCAAGGAAATCTCCAAGAACTACTTCCGCGAAGGCGCCAGCGTGCGCGACGCGAAGATCCAGGACGTCATCTCCAACGGCCAGGAGCTGCTGGTCCAGGTCGAGAAGGAAGAGCGCGGCAACAAGGGCGCGGCGCTGACCACCTTCGTCTCGCTGGCCGGCCGCTACCTGGTGCTGATGCCCAACAACCCGCGCGGCGGCGGCGTGAGCCGGCGCATCGAGGGCGAGGACCGCGAGGAGCTGAAGGAAAACCTCGACCAGCTCGAGTACCCCAAGGGCATGAGCCTGATCGCCCGCACCGCTGGCATCGGCCGCTCGGCCGCCGAGCTGCAGTGGGACCTGAACTACATGCTCAAGCTGTGGGAGGCCATCGACGGCGCTTCCAAGGGCGGCAAGGGCGCGTTCCTGATCTACCAGGAATCGAGCCTGGTGATCCGCGCGATCCGCGACTACTTCACCGCCGACATCGGCGAGATCCTGATCGACACCGACGACATCTACGATCAGGCGCTGCAGTTCATGACCCACGTGATGCCGGAGACGGCAAACAAGGTCAAGCGCTACCGGGACGATGCGCCGCTGTTCAGCCGCTTCCAGATCGAGCACCAGATCGAGACGGCGTTCTCGCGCACAGTGAACCTTCCCTCGGGCGGCGCCATTGTGATCGACCACACCGAGGCGCTGGTCTCTGTGGACGTGAACTCGGCGCGCAGCACGCGCGGCAGCGACATCGAGGAGACCGCGACCCGCACCAACCTCGAAGCGGCCGATGAGATCGCCCGCCAGATGCGCCTGCGCGACCTGGGCGGCCTGATCGTCGTCGACTTCATCGACATGGAAGAGTCGAAGAACCGCCGCGAGGTCGAGACCCGGCTTCGCGACGCGCTTCGGCAAGACCGCGCCCGCGTGCAGTTCAGCTCGATCAGCAAGTTCGGCCTGCTCGAACTCAGCCGCCAGCGCCTGCGCCCGGCGCTGAGCGAAGGCAGCCACATCACCTGCCCGCGCTGCAACGGCACCGGCCACATCCGCGACACCGAGAGCTCCGCGCTGCAGATCCTGCGCATGGTGCAGGAGGAGTCGATGAAGGAGAACACCGCCGCCGTGCATGTGCAGGTGCCGGTGGAAGTGGTGTCGTTCCTGCTCAACGAGAAGCGCACCGAGATCACCAAGATCGAGCTGAAGCAGCGCGTCACCGTGCTGCTGGTGCCGAACAAGAACCTCGACACGCCGAACTACCGGCTCGAGCGCCTGCGCCACGACGACCCGCGTCTGGAGAACCTGCAGGCCAGCTACACGATGATCGACGAGATGGACGAGGAAGTCGGCATCACCCGTCGCGAGAAGGCCAAGCCCAAGCAGGAGCCGGTGATCAAGGGGATCATGCCCGAGACGCCCGCGCCCCAGCCGGTGCCCAAGCCCGAACCCGTCGCGGTGGCCCCGGTGGCCGCGCCGGCGCCGGTGGTGGCGGCACCTGTGGCGGCTGCGGCCGGCACGGGATTCTTCGGCTGGGTCAAGCGCCTGTTCTCGGCCGAGCCGAGCACGCCGGCTGCAGCACCGGCCCCGGCCGCCAAGCCTGCGATTCCGGCTGCCGGCGAGCCGCGCCGTGAAGGCCGCGGCGAGCGTGGCGGCCGCGGTGGCCGCGATGCCAAGCGAGGTGAACGTGGCGAGCGCGGCGAACGTGGTGGCGAAGCACGTGCCGACGGCCGCGGTGGCCGTGGTGGCCGTGACGGACGCGGTGAAGGCGGTGGTCGCGACGGGCGCGGGCCGCGCAACGAACGTGGCGAGCGCAGCGAGCGTCCGGAAGGTGAAGAAGCCACCGTGCGCACCGAGGCCGGCGTCGAAACGCGCGGCGAAGCGCGTGGCGAAGGCCGCCGCGGTGGCCGGGGCGAGCGTGGCGAGCGCGGTGATCGTACCGAGCGCAGCGAGCGCCGTCCCGCACCCGAGGCGGGCAGCGCAGAGGCTGTGCCCGTGCAGCAGGCCTTCGTCGACACCATCCCGGTGGCAGAGGGTGCTGCCGAGAGCGGCGAGGCGCAGGCCGAACGCAATGGCCGCCGTCGCAACCGCCGTGGGCGCGGTGGTCGTGACCGCGATGAATCGCGCGGAGCCGAAGGCGCGGTAGGCGATACGCCGGTGAGCGCTGAAGGCGAAGTCGCCACCGAGGTCGTGAGCAGCGGGGCCGCCGAGGCCGCGCCGCAGGCGACCGAAGGCGGCGAGGAGCGCGACAGCCGCCGTCGTGGTGGTCGCGGTGGCCGCGATCGTCAGCGCCGTGAGCGCCGTGACGAAGCCGCGCCGGGCAGCGAAGTACCGCTCGGCGAGGGCATGCCGGCCATCGCCGAACAAGGCGCCGTGCCCGCCGAGTTCGCCGAATATGCGCCGGTGGCTGCGGCCGAATCAGTCGCGCAACCGGTGGCTGCGGTCGAACCGATTGCCGAGCCGCTGGCCGAAGCCTTCGTCGCGCCGTTCGTCGCAGCACCGGCGCCTGTGGCCGCCCCCGTGGCAGCACCGGTCCCCGCCGCTGCACCCGTCGTCACGAAGGTCGAACCCTTCGTGCTGCCCGCCGGTCAGCTGGCCGAGGTCGCGCAATCCGCTGGTCTGCAGTGGGTGAACTCCGACGCCGACAAGATCCGCGCCGTGCAGGAGGCGATGGCCAACGAGCCGAAGCCCGTGCACGTGCCGCGCGAGCGCAAGCCGGTGGTGGTGGCCGACGAAGGCCCGCTGGTGCTGGTCGAGACGCGCAAGGATCTCTCGCAGATCACCCTGCCCTTCGACCAGGCTGCGCAGGAGCCGCGCGCACCGCAGTAA
- a CDS encoding pyridoxine 5'-phosphate synthase, with amino-acid sequence MNPLLTTGLDAHRGMTALSVNLNKVALLRNTRALGIPSVTRAATLALEAGCQGITVHPRPDERHIRAQDVVDLGELLKSWPQAEYNIEGNPFHNLMDCVRDLVRRGLPVHQVTFVPDSVDQPTSDHGWRFPQDLQRLAPLVAECRAMGLRVSLFMDPEPGQMRGAREAGADRVELYTETYARAHGTPQQAPVLAGFTASAQAALAEGLGLNAGHDLNRDNLTDFLQAVPGIQEVSIGHALIADALELGLAETVRDYLRCIHRAHA; translated from the coding sequence ATGAATCCACTGCTGACCACCGGACTCGACGCCCACCGCGGCATGACCGCGCTGTCGGTCAACCTCAACAAGGTGGCCCTGCTTCGCAACACACGCGCGCTGGGCATCCCGAGCGTGACGCGCGCTGCCACGCTGGCGCTGGAGGCCGGCTGCCAGGGCATCACGGTGCACCCACGGCCCGACGAGCGCCATATTCGCGCGCAGGACGTCGTCGACCTCGGCGAACTGCTGAAGTCCTGGCCGCAGGCCGAGTACAACATCGAAGGCAACCCTTTTCACAACCTGATGGACTGCGTTCGCGACCTGGTGCGCCGTGGCCTTCCGGTGCACCAGGTCACCTTCGTGCCCGACAGCGTCGATCAGCCGACCTCCGACCACGGCTGGCGCTTCCCGCAGGACCTGCAGCGCCTGGCGCCGCTGGTTGCCGAGTGCCGGGCGATGGGTCTGCGTGTGAGCCTGTTCATGGACCCGGAGCCAGGCCAGATGCGCGGTGCGCGCGAGGCCGGCGCCGACCGCGTCGAGCTCTACACCGAGACCTATGCCCGTGCCCACGGCACGCCGCAGCAGGCGCCCGTGCTGGCCGGCTTCACCGCGTCGGCGCAGGCCGCGCTGGCCGAAGGCCTGGGCTTGAACGCCGGCCACGACCTGAACCGCGACAACCTCACCGACTTCCTGCAGGCCGTGCCGGGCATCCAGGAGGTCTCGATCGGCCATGCGCTGATTGCGGATGCGCTGGAGCTCGGTCTGGCAGAGACGGTGCGCGACTACCTGCGCTGCATCCACCGGGCGCACGCCTGA